One window from the genome of Saccopteryx leptura isolate mSacLep1 chromosome 8, mSacLep1_pri_phased_curated, whole genome shotgun sequence encodes:
- the TM4SF18 gene encoding transmembrane 4 L6 family member 18: MGSRKCGRCLSGLLVPLALWSITVNVLLYFPNGQTAYASSNQLTNYVWYFEGICFSGIMMLVVAAALLVLEGENSSACCQSENCSRRYVTLLSIIFSALGIAFSGYCLVISALGLVQGPYCHTVNGWEYAFEGTAGRFLTDSSLWVQCLEPAHVVEWNIILFSILIALSGLQVLVCLIRVAVQLSGILCGTYSVIIQPGII, translated from the exons ATGGGGTCCCGGAAGTGTGGGCGCTGCCTCAGTGGCCTGCTGGTCCCGCTCGCGCTCTGGAGCATAACCGTGAACGTGTTACTGTACTTCCCGAATGGCCAGACCGCCTATGCGTCCAGCAATCAGCTCACCAACTACGTGTGGTATTTCGAAGGAATCTGTTTCTCAGGGATTATG ATGCTTGTGGTCGCGGCCGCTCTCCTGGTCCTGGAGGGCGAGAACAGCTCTGCGTGTTGTCAGAGTGAAAACTGCAGCAGAAGATACGTG ACACTGCTGTCAATTATCTTTTCTGCCCTTGGAATTGCTTTCTCTGGATACTGCCTGGTTATATCGGCTCTGGGCCTTGTCCAAGGCCCCTACTGCCACACCGTCAATGGCTGGGAATACGCCTTTGAAGGCACCGCAGGACG gTTCCTGACAGACTCCAGCCTCTGGGTTCAGTGCCTGGAACCTGCTCATGTGGTGGAGTGGAACATCATCTTGTTTTCCATTCTCATAGCGCTCAGTGGGCTTCAGGTGCTTGTCTGCCTCATCAGAGTAGCCGTTCAGTTATCCGGGATACTGTGTGGCACCTACTCAGTCATCATCCAG ccTGGAATCATCTGA